Sequence from the Castanea sativa cultivar Marrone di Chiusa Pesio chromosome 12, ASM4071231v1 genome:
TTATCGGACGAATGATATCTCGTTTGTTTTGTTAAGCcataatgaagaaaatgaccaaaaagtGGGATTTAGAGACTTTAAATGAAGAAAAGGAGCCCAAAATTGGAACCTacgcaaaaaaaaattgagcaagacaggccctattgaaaattttttactttggcCAAAAAGTAAACGGTCAACAGTGTTGGTTAACGGTCAACTGCTGATGTGTGCTAACGTAGGCGGATAACGCAAGGTGCTGACATAATCCGGTGATGCAGATGCTAACCTGTGCAGGATGCCGTCAACCTAGGGCTGATGTGGATAGACACTGATAGTGTTAGCAGCGTAGAGGCACGTGGTGGCACGTGTGAATTGTTGGTGGCGTGTGGTGGCGTGTGGAGCGCGTGTTTGACAGTCAAAAGCTTCAGGCAGCACGTGTGGGCGCGTGTCAGGTCTTTTCTGGCTGTTCTTGGTTGGGTTTTGCTTAGGATTGGCTGTTCTATTACGCTATTCCTTTGCTTTGGCAGTTGGATAAACAGAACGATGAGATTCGAGAGTTACAGGGACTGTGGATGTGACGGCGGTAACTTGCTCTGACAGTGGCTACTAGATGAAGGCAAGAGCAGCAGAAGAGCGCCAAAGATGACCACAGGAACTAGAATGTCAGAGCAATGGCTTTGATattatgttaagaatataaagtgagagagaaagactgaATAGTCTGTATATTCTATTTAGATAATAATGTACAATAAAGAGCCTTATATAGGCTACGTATGTGTGTAGTAGAAGTAATATGAGTAAACAATAAGTACAATATACAGGGCTAAGCCCAATGGGCTAATCTAGTCTAAGCTATACACTAACAATTTGGATTTTGGAATTACTattcttgtgtttgcatttacttagttttcttcttttcaatgtGAGATTTGCAAGAATTTGAGGGTAATTTACAGTGACACTGAACACTAAATATATGCCTTCTTTTGGGAGGTGGAGGGTAACATGGGTGATTCAATTGCATTGCTTGATTGTCTCTCTTCTTTGTAGGCATGAGTCAGCATTTATCAAAGATATTGTGGATGAGACTTTGCACAAATTAAGTTATGCTTTGCAAAGAGATACCAGTGATTTAGTAGGAATAGATTCTCGAGTGGAGGAATTGATGACACTTTTGGCAATAGGATCGAATGATGTTCGTATCATAGGGATTTGGGGGATGGGAGGAATTGGCAAGACAACTCTTGCTAGAGTTGTCTATCATATgatttttaatgattttgaaGGTGGTAGTTTTATCACTAATATTGGAGAAGAATTTGAAAGACACGGTTTACTTCCATTACAACAAAAACTCATTTGTGAAATTTTGAGGGAGAGAAGTATGAATATACAAGATGTTAATGACGGAGTTCTTATGATCAAGAATAGGCTAAGACATAAAAGgattcttcttgttcttgacGATGTAAATCAATTCAACCAATTAGAAAAGCTGGCTGGGAAGCTTAATTGGTTTGGTCCAGGTAGTAGagttattatcacaacaagagATAAGCATTTGTTGATAAGACATGGCGTATTTGAAATATATGAGGTTATGGaattgaataatgatgatgctCATCATCTTTTTAGGTTGAAAGCTTTGAAGAGAGATTGTCCTGCCAAAGATTATCAAGAATTGTCTAAACAATTTGTAAATTATGCTAAAGGCCTTCCTCTAGCTATTGAGGTTTTGGGTTCTTTTTTGATTGGTAGAGGAAAAGAGGAATGGGAGAGTGAATTAGAAAGGCTTAAAGAATTTCCGAAGAAAGAAATTATCAATATATTTCAAAGAAGTTTTGATGGACTTCATGAAGTAGATAAGGAAATATTTCTAcatattgcatgtttttttaatatgaagAATAAATATTATGTGGAAGAAATTCTAGATTATCTTGGCCTTCAGCCAAAAATTGGTTTAAGCGTTCTCATTGAAAGATCTCTTCTAAAAGATCATGATAGTCACATTTTGATGCATGACCTACTACAAAAAATGGGTCAAGATATAGTTCGTAAAGATTGCCCTCAAGACCCCGGCAGGTGGAGCAGATTATGGTTATATAAGGATATTCATAATGTGTTGATGAAAAATTTGGTAAGAGATCTTTTATAGAACTTGAGCATATACcttataatattattcaatacagttaaaatttgaaaaattctaACCATCATATATCTTGCaactcactcaatatctttttcttaACTATCAGGTAACAAAAGAAATTCAAGGCCTCGTCCTAGAGCTTCCTAGGTTTCCTAAAGATGAAGAGCAACATAAATCTGAAAAGGCATATTGGAAACTTGAAGCTTTTTCAAAGATGCCTAACCTTAAATTGCTAATAATTAATGGTGTTCATATTTTGCACGGTCCCACACATCTTCCTCATGGTTTAAAATGTCTTCATTGGAGCGAATATCCTTTAAAATCTTTGCCATCAAGTTTTCAATGGGATGAGCTTGTTGAACTTTGCATGTTCCACAGCAAAATTAAACGACTTTGGGAAGGAATAAAGGTAAGATTGTTATTTAAGTACTCCTACACATTTAATAAGAAAGCAATAAATTATATGGTTTGTGGAACCTAATCtagcttttattattattggctTTCAACAGTACTATGGCAAGTTGAAGTCCATCAAATTGAACGATTCCTTGAATCTAATTGCAACCCCTAATGTCACCGGAGTTCCCAATCTCAAGAAATTGGTGTTTAGAGGCTGTATAAATTTACGTGAGGTTCACCCATCTATTTTAGTTCATAAAAGGCTTACTCTTCTTGATCTAGAAAATTGCAAAAGCCTTAGCAGTCTTCCAAGCAGGTTTGAAATGGAATCTCTTGAGATTCTTATTCTTTCTGGCTGTTCAAAAATCAAGAGAATTCCAGAATTTATGACAAATATGGAACACTTATGGAAACTTCACTTAGATGGCACTGCAATTACGAAACTTCCCTCTTCGGTTGAACATTTGACTAACATTGCTTCATTGCATTTAAGAGATTGCAAGAATCTTGTGTGTCTTCCTAGTATCATATGTAGCTTCAAGTCACTTAAAGATATTAATTTGGCTGGATGCTCGAAGCTTGACAGTCTACCGGAGAAGCTGTGGAATGTTGAAAGTCTAGAAATGCTTGACGTGAGTGGAATTACTTTAAGAGAGCCGCCTTCCTCTGTTGTTAACTTAAAGAATCTTAAAGAACTATCTTTCCAGGGATGTAAAGGGCCGCCACCTAAAGTATGGTATAAGATTTTCCCCTTTAATTTAATGCCAAGAAGAAGCCTAAATCCTATGAGCTTGGTATTGCCTTCCCTTTTGAGTATGTGTTATTTAAAGAAATTGGACCTAAGTGACTGTAATCTCCAAACAATCCCT
This genomic interval carries:
- the LOC142618730 gene encoding TMV resistance protein N-like, with translation MDVKNSSSSSSSSRKWKYDVFLSFRGEDTRKNFTDHLYATLKQKGVFTFRDDRNLERGEPISHELLKAIEESMFAIVILSKNYASSTWCLDELMKIMECKKEMGQTILPIFYDVDPSEVRKQTGTYAQAFDEHEKCFKENMDKVHMWRATLREVANLSGFSLQDRHESAFIKDIVDETLHKLSYALQRDTSDLVGIDSRVEELMTLLAIGSNDVRIIGIWGMGGIGKTTLARVVYHMIFNDFEGGSFITNIGEEFERHGLLPLQQKLICEILRERSMNIQDVNDGVLMIKNRLRHKRILLVLDDVNQFNQLEKLAGKLNWFGPGSRVIITTRDKHLLIRHGVFEIYEVMELNNDDAHHLFRLKALKRDCPAKDYQELSKQFVNYAKGLPLAIEVLGSFLIGRGKEEWESELERLKEFPKKEIINIFQRSFDGLHEVDKEIFLHIACFFNMKNKYYVEEILDYLGLQPKIGLSVLIERSLLKDHDSHILMHDLLQKMGQDIVRKDCPQDPGRWSRLWLYKDIHNVLMKNLVTKEIQGLVLELPRFPKDEEQHKSEKAYWKLEAFSKMPNLKLLIINGVHILHGPTHLPHGLKCLHWSEYPLKSLPSSFQWDELVELCMFHSKIKRLWEGIKYYGKLKSIKLNDSLNLIATPNVTGVPNLKKLVFRGCINLREVHPSILVHKRLTLLDLENCKSLSSLPSRFEMESLEILILSGCSKIKRIPEFMTNMEHLWKLHLDGTAITKLPSSVEHLTNIASLHLRDCKNLVCLPSIICSFKSLKDINLAGCSKLDSLPEKLWNVESLEMLDVSGITLREPPSSVVNLKNLKELSFQGCKGPPPKVWYKIFPFNLMPRRSLNPMSLVLPSLLSMCYLKKLDLSDCNLQTIPNDIGNLSSITYLNLSENHFSCLPESLVQLSKLLEINLHNCTRLCSLPKLPSVTFFIIADGCMSLEEFPKRLKSHLFAHMHLFFFNCFKLAGRSNTLGMLLKVHEESCKQSIFCRFAAYDLVIPGSEIPQWFSHQSVGNIVNAQVPSHSSNKCFGIAVCAVFSCCNVHLSNRALFLRCHILINKCEISEFHVGIWPRSVQIKSCHLWMSYIPSQLFNEDGRAVLSQIDEDGFIQIEVRFQWDFNGLEVKKCGFRLYEEDIREIKMKRRRDKYEGAGTSGEGSSNDVPHSKRIQR